Proteins encoded in a region of the Planococcus citri chromosome 1, ihPlaCitr1.1, whole genome shotgun sequence genome:
- the LOC135838057 gene encoding uncharacterized protein LOC135838057 — protein MTLVTTLICLLLYTLPTRSDTITRLNGPRVVVPRNISTAHTRISSYKRLLLHSEAFIDKSLLIKEILSYPQKLIMINCPQSWGKSINLDMMKNFFEIEVDRYGRELIPRSNSYNNMLFAKGAVRIRMEQADLRYPLLISYESDIMKMYQGRHPVILINFHGINADSYIKIMDLIRERVSIAFQRHHYMVDALFDDIDRTLLEQRDKELFRKYMSHETLSTKDIAISIRFLSRVLYEHFGRTVFVLMDEYDVLLDLSLHRNFIVPGDNHRIIKLLTLMLGSTIQNNEAIEKVILTGVLPISQRHLPIDTNETLHSQAFMNHFYRFYGYTEDEVNMLFQHHDIPPELAQQAHGYYKGYKMFKNATVLIYNPWSINQFVKKRKISNYWQTDALTYCLKPLFRLRSIRVLFESLYLGNYERFRFTSKIHSNNLNNIRQLIYSDSEPPVDGHKLSLLLTYLRDLGYLTNVDYTYNSQGLAINTKIRIPNREVAEDVVAVLRNYYHRTDNISFKMIEEVGRRLNAFIEASANITSQSFARHFEACIKDIEIYTLASHSSTKVSPNGLILQSIRSYLAIKMHSVYKFAAKTFTKAATNADIVLYKGDLGVVIKLLYGSRVPAHALNDAKKQLYIFNSQPFIKRVRLIGISVSANKSVSVMAENVQLPDHRTYPTAGYPTYQIKTSTPIPPYTTHISTEYIPASFTDEYNIEYPSFK, from the coding sequence ATGACCTTGGTTACCACATTGATCTGCCTCCTACTTTACACATTGCCAACACGCAGCGACACGATAACCCGATTAAACGGACCTCGAGTCGTCGTACCTCGTAATATTTCCACCGCACACACTCGAATAAGCAGTTACAAACGACTTCTTTTACACAGCGAAGCGTTCATAGATAAATCGCTGCTAATAAAAGAAATCCTATCGTATCCCCAAAAGCTGATAATGATAAACTGTCCTCAATCATGGGGCAAGTCGATAAACCTGGAcatgatgaagaattttttcgaaatcgaggTCGACAGATACGGGCGCGAACTGATTCCACGAAGCAATTCCTACAACAATATGCTTTTCGCCAAAGGAGCCGTTCGTATCAGGATGGAACAAGCCGATCTTCGGTATCCTTTACTGATTTCGTACGAGAGCGATATCATGAAAATGTATCAAGGCAGGCATCCGGTGATACTGATCAATTTCCATGGTATCAACGCCGATTCTTATATTAAAATAATGGACTTGATCAGAGAACGTGTCAGTATCGCTTTTCAACGCCATCATTACATGGTGGATGCCCTCTTCGACGATATCGATCGTACGTTGCTGGAACAAAGGGACAAAGAGTTATTCCGCAAATACATGAGTCACGAAACGTTGAGCACAAAGGATATCGCCATCAGTATCCGGTTTTTGAGCAGGGTGCTTTACGAGCACTTCGGCAGAACTGTTTTTGTACTGATGGACGAATACGACGTCCTGTTGGATTTATCACTTCATAGGAATTTCATCGTACCGGGAGATAATCACAGGATCATCAAGTTACTGACTTTGATGCTCGGTTCGACCATACAGAACAACGAAGCTATCGAAAAAGTCATCTTGACCGGTGTCTTGCCCATTTCCCAACGTCACCTACCCATAGATACAAACGAGACGTTGCACAGTCAAGCTTTCATGAACCATTTCTATCGTTTCTACGGGTACACCGAAGATGAGGTTAATATGTTATTCCAGCATCATGATATCCCACCCGAGCTGGCCCAACAAGCTCACGGGTATTATAAAGGCTACAAGATGTTTAAAAATGCCACGGTACTCATCTATAATCCTTGGTCGATTAATCAGTTCgtcaagaaacgaaaaattagcAATTACTGGCAAACCGATGCTTTGACGTATTGCCTCAAACCGTTATTTAGGTTACGCAGCATCAGGGTGTTGTTCGAGTCTTTGTATTTGGGCAATTACGAACGTTTCCGGTTCACGAGCAAAATTCATTCCAATAATTTGAACAATATCAGGCAACTGATATACAGCGATAGTGAACCTCCAGTCGACGGGCACAAGTTAAGCTTATTGCTGACTTATCTACGTGATCTGGGGTACTTGACGAATGTAGATTACACTTATAACAGTCAAGGTCTGGCAATCAATACGAAAATCCGTATCCCCAATCGAGAAGTAGCCGAGGATGTGGTAGCTGTCTTGAGAAACTATTACCATCGTACGGATAACATCTCCTTTAAAATGATCGAAGAAGTAGGTAGACGATTGAACGCTTTCATCGAAGCTTCCGCAAACATAACCTCGCAATCATTCGCACGTCACTTCGAAGCTTGTATAAAAGATATCGAAATATACACATTGGCTAGCCACTCTTCGACTAAAGTTTCGCCAAATGGACTCATTCTGCAGTCTATCAGAAGCTACCTAGCTATAAAAATGCACTCGGTGTATAAATTTGCGGCTAAAACGTTTACAAAAGCTGCCACAAATGCTGATATAGTCCTATACAAAGGCGACCTCGGCGTGGTTATTAAACTCCTGTATGGTTCTCGTGTGCCTGCGCATGCTTTGAATGATGCCAAAAAGCAATTGTATATTTTCAATTCTCAGCCATTTATAAAACGAGTCAGATTGATTGGAATTTCAGTCTCGGCCAATAAAAGTGTATCGGTTATGGCTGAAAATGTCCAGTTGCCTGATCATCGAACCTATCCTACTGCGGGATATCCTACCTATCAGATAAAAACTAGCACACCTATACCTCCTTATACGACTCACATCAGCACTGAATACATACCTGCGTCATTCACCGACGAATATAATATCGAATATCCATCTTTTAAATGA
- the LOC135837939 gene encoding uncharacterized protein LOC135837939 has protein sequence MLLLIFLLSLPLLVVCENGTEFLEETSDCVKDLTPSHSPQFSLNSGTFEDFVKYNDFFIDRTLLLKEIFRANPSFMTIFYLPRKFSKSTNLQMIRTFAEIKLDSNYTRLPPNDTFAYNFFARGKINHENDVVELLKKPPMISHHSDLINSHLGQYPVIYLNLSFIQAIDYDSTWNCLKDRIGSEFKRYWFLQSRVNPSNESSLFLKLVQYFNKMDGIRDQQRIYHLTSSMECLAKLVGEFFNQKPILMIDEYDSYIDSVLHEYYISRTEDDKVMKFFARFNALFGKKDLWQRVIVTGTYSIYKTSLDSIPVSKKIYHALANNISYFFGFTDRDVRSLAEHFRIPNDELEQGIDYYKGYQMGSHYPIYNPWSILKYFQTKQLENHWEQTFKNLNFLKALFNIDKMRSVWMGLLGDRTRCASYLYIIYSESDMWYLKSILATKNRLNALSPKKFTQTLMYMADAGHMTWMKYREPDPSRTFNVWLPNKDTKRATFFRMRAAYTTFLKVKTTLADDAALKLHSYLSSDRPGQLFVEVMTTFERLYNKTGALFETDRRFREPVPKQKARDIADYIGLRIRYQYDYEADPMFMSGFLLRKSNASFVVIFNYNQSVESGQVLERVRNYVHPWTTLKPETTMVKYVVISVGNDTDTHMLSYTSNYIPNDTIATSNTSSGDMKSNIIETTVVHLPSTEVSISSTIDSSPIVESTPPLPIIEDHINTSSSAVENQSSLSDSENNTVISQISPSPNEIQTLEAESTNHTTITTILGYVPVSCDIPP, from the coding sequence ATGCTACTCCTCATCTTTCTTCTCTCACTGCCACTACTCGTTGTCTGCGAAAATGGCACCGAGTTCCTCGAGGAAACTTCAGACTGCGTCAAAGATTTAACACCATCTCACTCGCCTCAATTCAGCCTGAATTCCGGAACTTTCGAAGATTTCGTCAAATACAACGACTTCTTCATCGATCGAACTCTCCTACTCAAAGAAATCTTCCGCGCGAACCCATCTTTCATGACCATATTCTACCTACCACGCAAATTCAGCAAATCCACCAATTTGCAGATGATTCGAACATTCGCCGAAATAAAATTAGACTCGAATTACACCAGACTCCCTCCAAATGACACCTTCGCCTATAATTTCTTCGCAAGGGGTAAAATCAATCACGAAAACGATGTCGTAGAATTACTAAAGAAACCGCCCATGATCTCACACCATTCCGATCTCATCAACTCGCACTTAGGTCAGTACCCTGTGATTTACCTTAATTTGAGCTTTATTCAAGCCATCGACTACGACAGTACTTGGAACTGCTTGAAAGATAGAATCGGTAGCGAGTTCAAAAGATACTGGTTTCTGCAATCGCGAGTTAACCCGAGTAACGAATCGTCACTATTCCTCAAATTGGTGCAATACTTTAATAAAATGGACGGGATTCGCGATCAACAACGGATATACCATTTAACCAGCAGCATGGAGTGTTTGGCCAAACTGGTAGGAGAGTTCTTCAATCAAAAACCGATCTTGATGATAGACGAGTACGACAGTTATATAGATTCGGTCTTACACGAATACTACATCAGCAGAACAGAAGACGACAAAGTGATGAAATTCTTCGCTCGTTTCAACGCTCTCTTCGGTAAGAAAGATCTTTGGCAACGGGTCATCGTGACCGGAACTTACAGTATTTACAAAACTAGTTTGGATTCGATCCCGGTATCGAAAAAAATCTATCACGCGCTCGCCAACAAtatttcgtacttttttggaTTCACCGATCGAGATGTGAGATCACTAGCCGAACACTTCCGAATACCCAACGATGAATTAGAACAAGGTATAGACTACTACAAAGGCTACCAAATGGGCTCGCATTATCCTATCTACAATCCGTGGTccatattgaaatatttccaaacCAAGCAGCTCGAAAACCATTGGGAACAAACGTTCAAAAACCTTAATTTCTTGAAAGCTCTGTTCAACATCGACAAAATGCGCAGCGTTTGGATGGGACTGCTCGGCGATCGAACCAGATGCGCCAGCTATCTCTACATAATTTACAGCGAAAGCGATATGTGGTACTTGAAGAGTATATTAGCCACCAAAAACCGCCTCAACGCCCTCAGTCccaaaaaattcacacaaacaTTGATGTACATGGCGGATGCTGGACACATGACGTGGATGAAATACAGAGAACCCGATCCCAGTCGAACGTTCAACGTATGGTTGCCAAATAAAGACACCAAACGAGCCACCTTCTTCAGAATGAGGGCAGCTTACACGACCTTCCTCAAAGTGAAAACTACTCTGGCCGATGACGCGGCCCTCAAACTACACTCGTATCTGTCTAGCGATCGTCCGGGGCAGCTTTTTGTCGAAGTGATGACCACCTTTGAGCGTTTATACAATAAAACTGGCGCGTTGTTTGAGACAGATAGACGATTTCGCGAACCTGTACCCAAACAAAAAGCCAGAGATATCGCCGATTACATCGGATTACGTATACGTTACCAATACGATTACGAGGCCGATCCTATGTTCATGTCTGGTTTCCTGCTGCGTAAATCTAACGCTTCGTTCGTGGTCATTTTCAATTATAATCAATCCGTCGAATCGGGCCAAGTCTTGGAACGAGTGAGAAATTACGTCCATCCGTGGACTACACTCAAGCCAGAAACCACGATGGTTAAATACGTCGTAATTAGCGTCGGAAATGATACAGATACTCATATGCTAAGTTATACCTCTAATTACATTCCGAATGATACAATCGCGACTTCCAATACGTCTTCTGGTGATATGAAGAGTAATATTATAGAGACTACTGTGGTGCACCTTCCATCCACAGAAGTTTCAATATCGTCCACGATCGATTCGAGTCCAATTGTGGAATCTACTCCTCCTTTGCCCATTATTGAAGATCACATAAACACATCTTCCAGTGCGGTGGAAAACCAATCATCTTTGAGTGATTCTGAAAATAACACTGTGATTTCGCAGATATCTCCAAGTCCAAATGAGATTCAAACGTTGGAAGCTGAATCCACAAATCACACCACGATCACAACAATTCTAGGTTATGTGCCAGTTTCATGTGATATTCCACCATGA
- the Rpn3 gene encoding probable 26S proteasome non-ATPase regulatory subunit 3: MSVVAEQPIIDVEMKSVDNAAEDGEVEQKGSDAATIQDIRENIRQIERGVTTKETRFVTRILRAILTIRKDLNSNVLISVINGFYTHSANEKEFMLSFFDEQMEVDTTAQRMRTVKNSTTPLLPEVDAYIHLLIILYLIDQSKFIGAQKCSDALMEKLSQHSRRTLDIIQARCFFYHMRAYELNNELEKCRPFFHAKLRTATLRNNYEGQAVLINCLLRSYLHDSLYDQADKLISKSVFPETASNNEWARFLYYVGRIKAIRLEYSEAHTNLVQALRKAPQTTAVGFRQAVQKLVVTVELLLGDIPDRLIFREASMKASLQPYFELTQAVRLGNLHTFQEVLNKFSAQFQQDRTFLMIIRLRHNVIKTGVRAIAASYSRITPENIAKQLGLDSAQDAECIIAKAIRDGVIEAIIDPVNGYMQTKESTDIYCTAEPQIAFHERTAFCLELHNQSVKAMRYPPKSYGKDLESAEERREREQQDLELAKEMAEDEDDGFP; this comes from the exons ATGTCTGTCGTCGCTGAACAACCGATCATCGACGTAGAGATGAAAAGCGTCGATAATGCGGCCGAAGACGGCGAAGTGGAGCAAAAAGGTTCGGACGCGGCCACTATTCAAGATATACGCGAAAATATTCGCCAGATCGAGCGAGGTGTTACGACCAAAGAAACCAGATTCGTAACTCGTATCCTTCGTGCGATCCTAACCATTCGAAAAGATCTGAACTCGAACGTTTTAATCAGCGTTATCAACGGTTTCTATACGCATTCGGCTAACGAGAAAGAATTCATGTTATCGTTTTTCGACGAACAAATGGAAGTCGATACTACAGCGCAGAGAATGCGAACGGTGAAAAACTCGACTACGCCTTTGCTACCCGAAGTAGACGCTTATATTCATTTACTAATAATACTGTATTTAATCGATCAATCTAAATTCATCGGAGCTCAAAAGTGTTCGGACGCTTTGATGGAGAAATTATCGCAACACAGTAGACGTACGTTGGATATAATCCAAGCTCGATGTTTCTTCTATCACATGCGAGCTTACGAGTTGAACAACGAGCTAGAAAAATGCCGGCCGTTTTTCCACGCTAAGCTGAGAACCGCTACGTTACGAAATAATTACGAAGGACAGGCTGTGCTGATCAACTGTTTATTACGTAGCTATTTACACGACAGCTTATACGATCAGGCTGATAAATTGATCTCTAAGTCTGTATTCCCTGAAACGGCCAGTAACAACGAATGGGCTAGATTCTTGTATTACGTCGGTCGCATTAAAGCTATTCGTCTGGAGTACTCGGAAGCTCACACTAATCTCGTCCAAGCTTTGAGGAAAGCTCCTCAAACTACAGCTGTAGGTTTCCGCCAAGCTGTGCAAAAATTAGTCGTCACGGTCGAGTTGTTATTGGGTGATATTCCGGATAGACTTATATTTCGAGAAGCTTCGATGAAAGCATCCCTTCAACCGTATTTCGAATTAACGCAAGCCGTTCGTTTGGGTAATTTGCATACGTTCCAGGAAGTATTGAATAAATTCAGCGCCCAGTTCCAGCAAGATAGAACTTTCTTGATGATTATTCGACTTCGTCATAACGTCATCAAAACAG GTGTTCGAGCCATCGCTGCTTCGTACTCGAGAATAACGCCGGAAAATATCGCTAAACAATTAGGTCTCGACTCGGCCCAAGATGCTGAATGTATTATAGCCAAAGCCATCAGAGACGGTGTCATAGAAGCTATCATCGATCCGGTCAACGGCTACATGCAAACTAAAGAATCGACCGATATATATTGCACAGCCGAACCTCAAATAGCCTTCCACGAACGTACAGCTTTCTGTTTAGAACTGCATAATCAAAGCGTTAAAGCCATGAGATATCCTCCTAAATCGTACGGTAAAGATTTAGAATCAGCAGAAGAACGTCGTGAACGAGAACAACAGGATTTAGAGTTAGCGAAAGAGATGGCCGAAGATGAAGATGACGGTTTTCCCTGA